In Chitinophaga sp. HK235, a single window of DNA contains:
- a CDS encoding SAM-dependent methyltransferase, with product MKATATSKTAQYMALFRAMETTRSKTSRLFTDKYAHLFLPAGLRIAARLSHLRAFRSMAENIIHKKIPGAYTSGIARTRLIDELLEEAVRKGAKQVMILGAGFDTRGLRLPFLHNIPVIEIDHPNTAKYKLSRLSQLHIPKHIRYYQIDFNRQSLDQLSAQHHFDFSLPTAVIWEGVTNYLTAEAINNTFAFLQRFAAGSHVIFTYVHLDVLKNPTSFIGAEKLLNDVAGLEEKWTFGFEPEALSAYLKQYGFTLMKDLGADEYRALYLEGREKEEGYEFYRVAFACRQEA from the coding sequence ATGAAGGCTACTGCCACGAGTAAAACAGCCCAGTATATGGCGTTATTCCGTGCAATGGAAACAACCCGTTCCAAAACCAGCAGATTATTCACTGATAAATATGCGCATCTTTTTCTGCCTGCCGGATTGAGGATAGCTGCCAGATTAAGTCACCTGCGGGCTTTTCGCAGTATGGCTGAAAACATTATTCATAAAAAAATTCCCGGCGCCTATACTTCCGGCATCGCCCGTACCCGGCTTATCGACGAACTGCTGGAAGAAGCTGTCCGCAAAGGAGCAAAGCAGGTGATGATATTGGGAGCCGGATTCGATACCCGCGGCCTGCGATTACCTTTTTTACACAATATCCCGGTAATAGAGATCGATCATCCCAATACGGCAAAGTATAAACTATCGAGGTTGAGTCAGCTGCATATACCCAAACATATCCGGTATTACCAGATTGACTTCAACCGCCAGAGCCTCGACCAGCTGAGTGCACAGCATCATTTCGACTTTTCATTGCCTACTGCGGTTATTTGGGAGGGTGTGACCAACTATCTCACCGCTGAAGCCATCAACAACACGTTTGCCTTTCTGCAACGTTTTGCGGCAGGTTCCCATGTGATATTTACTTACGTCCACCTGGACGTGCTGAAAAACCCGACCTCTTTTATAGGGGCAGAAAAACTGCTAAATGATGTGGCGGGCCTGGAAGAGAAATGGACCTTTGGTTTTGAGCCGGAAGCACTCAGTGCTTATTTAAAACAGTATGGCTTTACATTGATGAAAGACCTGGGAGCTGATGAATACCGAGCACTTTATCTGGAGGGAAGAGAGAAGGAGGAAGGATATGAATTTTATCGGGTGGCCTTTGCCTGCCGGCAGGAAGCCTAG
- a CDS encoding nuclear transport factor 2 family protein, whose translation MKLYCMLLCLLMATACVQPGGRSSLTNPNIQVVNGMFAAFNEHDWQKMASYYADSALFLDPAYGHEPVILTRRQMVEKYQELHKILPDVQDEVKEIYADKNHIIVEFISSATGQDSKKWQLPLCVVFTIEHGKIISDRTYYDQE comes from the coding sequence ATGAAATTGTACTGTATGCTTTTATGCCTGTTAATGGCTACAGCCTGTGTGCAACCCGGAGGCAGAAGCAGCCTCACCAATCCCAACATTCAGGTAGTAAATGGAATGTTTGCCGCATTCAATGAACATGATTGGCAAAAGATGGCCTCCTATTATGCTGATTCAGCACTGTTCCTCGACCCCGCCTACGGACACGAACCAGTTATACTTACCCGCCGGCAGATGGTAGAGAAATACCAGGAACTGCATAAAATACTCCCGGATGTACAGGATGAAGTAAAAGAAATCTATGCCGATAAAAACCACATCATTGTTGAATTTATATCAAGCGCTACCGGCCAGGATAGCAAAAAATGGCAGTTACCCCTCTGTGTGGTTTTTACCATAGAGCATGGCAAGATCATCAGTGACCGTACCTACTACGACCAGGAATAA
- a CDS encoding class I SAM-dependent RNA methyltransferase yields MTSLYTKKAPVTITCHKRLTPYLEQEVNELGFKVEETFVTGVRLFASINECIRLNLNLRCASQVLYSLRKFDARDADEIYARVKAIPWETLLHPDGYFSITSNVQNDTIKNSMFANLRVKDAVIDCMRDKTGTRPSTGAELNGAVIHLFWKNEEAEIFIDTSGDSLGRHGYRKIPGRAPMLEALAASTILATRWDRKAPFINPMCGSGTVAIEAALIATNSRPGLFRNNYAFMHLQGYDENVYHEERGRLEKQIVEVPELRIIATDLSPQAVENARKNARAAGVADMITFSVCDFAATPVPPDAGGVVFMNPEYGLRLGEITELEETYSRIGDFMKQKCGGYHGYIFTGNLDLAKKIGLKAKRRIEFYNSTLDCRLLEYELYAGTRDTRKLGIS; encoded by the coding sequence ATGACGTCTTTATACACGAAGAAAGCACCGGTAACCATCACCTGCCACAAGCGGCTGACGCCTTACCTGGAACAGGAAGTAAACGAGTTGGGTTTTAAGGTTGAAGAAACTTTTGTAACGGGTGTACGCCTGTTTGCCTCTATCAATGAATGTATCCGGCTTAATCTGAACCTGCGCTGTGCCAGCCAGGTTTTATACAGCCTCCGGAAATTTGACGCCCGGGATGCCGACGAAATCTATGCGCGGGTCAAAGCAATTCCCTGGGAAACACTCCTGCATCCGGATGGTTATTTCTCCATTACCAGCAATGTACAGAACGATACTATTAAAAACAGCATGTTCGCCAACCTGCGTGTGAAAGATGCGGTGATAGACTGTATGCGTGATAAAACCGGCACAAGACCTTCTACCGGGGCTGAGCTGAACGGTGCAGTCATTCATCTTTTCTGGAAAAATGAAGAAGCAGAAATATTTATAGATACCTCCGGTGATTCTCTGGGCCGTCACGGCTACCGCAAAATACCCGGACGGGCGCCCATGCTGGAAGCCCTGGCTGCCTCCACTATCCTGGCTACCCGTTGGGATCGCAAAGCTCCTTTTATTAACCCAATGTGCGGCTCCGGTACCGTGGCCATTGAAGCAGCCCTGATTGCCACCAACAGCCGCCCGGGCCTTTTTCGCAACAATTACGCTTTCATGCACCTGCAGGGCTATGATGAAAACGTTTATCACGAGGAGAGGGGCCGGCTGGAAAAACAAATCGTTGAAGTGCCCGAACTGCGTATCATTGCTACTGATCTGAGCCCCCAGGCCGTAGAGAATGCCCGTAAAAACGCCAGAGCTGCCGGAGTGGCCGATATGATCACTTTCTCCGTCTGCGATTTTGCTGCTACTCCTGTGCCACCGGATGCCGGCGGTGTGGTATTCATGAACCCGGAATATGGTTTGCGCCTCGGAGAAATCACCGAACTGGAAGAAACGTATAGCCGTATTGGTGACTTCATGAAACAAAAATGCGGAGGCTACCACGGTTACATTTTTACCGGTAATCTCGACCTGGCAAAGAAAATAGGCCTTAAAGCCAAACGCAGGATTGAATTCTACAATAGTACCCTCGATTGCCGTCTCCTTGAATACGAACTGTATGCCGGTACCCGCGATACCCGCAAGCTGGGCATCAGTTAA
- a CDS encoding TIGR02452 family protein, with product MKKQERARIAWETVDILNNGSYTNPGGKEVVIEESLQYAADHSVLYRPEDFEQVFMERDRKAPHYDCSIEVTGESTFAAAYRLVVKEKLDNVCCLNFASAKNPGGGFLSGAHAQEEALARASGLYRCLEPQREMYQTNRNCGTCLYTDHMIYSPLVPVFRNDRDALLDDYYTVSVITAPAVNAGAVKDNEPQNIGRIKPVMLSRMEKLLSVAIAHQQTTLILGAWGCGVFRNNKEEVAAWFASFLQADDRFRHAFSKIVFAVYDNTEKQETINTFRKNITSYAIR from the coding sequence ATGAAAAAACAGGAGAGGGCTAGAATAGCCTGGGAAACAGTGGATATCCTCAACAACGGTTCCTATACTAACCCCGGAGGAAAAGAAGTCGTGATAGAAGAATCGCTGCAATATGCCGCAGATCACTCCGTATTATACAGACCGGAAGACTTTGAGCAGGTGTTTATGGAACGGGACCGGAAAGCTCCCCATTATGACTGCTCCATTGAGGTGACTGGTGAAAGTACCTTCGCTGCTGCTTACAGACTGGTGGTAAAAGAAAAACTGGATAATGTATGTTGCCTGAACTTTGCCTCTGCCAAAAATCCAGGCGGTGGCTTTCTGAGCGGTGCACATGCGCAGGAAGAAGCGCTGGCAAGAGCCAGTGGCCTGTATCGTTGTCTGGAGCCACAACGTGAAATGTACCAGACCAACCGGAACTGTGGTACCTGCCTCTACACAGACCATATGATATACTCACCGCTGGTACCCGTTTTCCGTAACGACAGGGATGCACTGTTGGACGATTATTATACCGTCTCTGTTATCACAGCGCCTGCTGTCAATGCCGGAGCGGTAAAGGATAATGAACCGCAGAACATCGGCAGGATCAAACCGGTGATGTTGTCCAGGATGGAGAAGTTGTTGTCTGTGGCTATAGCACATCAACAGACCACACTCATACTCGGAGCCTGGGGATGTGGCGTGTTCCGTAACAACAAAGAAGAGGTGGCAGCCTGGTTTGCCTCCTTCCTGCAGGCCGACGACAGATTCCGTCACGCATTTTCCAAAATCGTTTTTGCCGTGTACGATAACACTGAAAAACAGGAAACCATTAATACATTCAGAAAGAATATAACGTCATATGCTATACGATAA
- a CDS encoding RNA 2'-phosphotransferase encodes MNPNRIKNISKFLSLILRHSPEIIGLKLDANGWADVQELMAKAGRKGQQFTLEELSIVVAENDKQRFAFNEDKTRIRANQGHSINVSLDLEEAEPPEYLYHGTVSKFMSSIRKEGLLKMSRHHVHLSELKETAQAVGSRRGLPVILTVRSGSMHRDGVKFYKSANNVWLTDHVPAKYIDC; translated from the coding sequence ATGAATCCGAATAGAATAAAAAATATAAGCAAATTTCTTAGTCTCATACTCCGGCATAGCCCGGAAATCATTGGTCTTAAACTTGATGCCAACGGATGGGCCGATGTACAGGAATTGATGGCTAAAGCGGGCCGTAAAGGACAACAGTTTACACTGGAGGAATTATCCATTGTAGTGGCAGAAAATGATAAACAACGGTTTGCCTTCAACGAAGATAAAACCCGTATCCGGGCCAACCAGGGACATTCCATCAACGTATCGCTGGACCTGGAAGAGGCCGAGCCACCGGAATATCTTTATCATGGCACCGTCAGTAAATTTATGTCATCTATCAGGAAGGAAGGGTTGCTGAAGATGAGCCGCCATCATGTACACTTGTCCGAATTAAAGGAAACAGCCCAGGCTGTAGGCTCCCGGCGCGGACTGCCGGTAATACTGACTGTACGCAGTGGCAGCATGCACCGCGATGGTGTGAAGTTCTACAAGTCTGCAAACAATGTTTGGTTAACGGATCATGTACCAGCGAAGTACATTGATTGCTAA
- a CDS encoding type 1 glutamine amidotransferase domain-containing protein encodes MRVLIVLTSHDTLGNTGHKTGFWIEEFAAPYYALADAGAEVTIASPKGGQPPIDPKSELPDFQTPATKRFNEDETLKNKLAHTARLNEVMADDYDAVFYPGGHGPLWDLADDPNSIALIEEFYRQNKPVAFVCHAPGVLKKVKAPNGASIVKGKEVTGFSNTEEEAVQLTKVVPFLVEDVLKQNGGIYSKEKDWHSYAIRDGLLITGQNPASSEEVARILIEMLS; translated from the coding sequence ATGAGAGTATTAATTGTGCTTACTTCCCATGATACGCTGGGTAATACCGGCCACAAGACCGGTTTCTGGATAGAAGAATTTGCGGCACCTTACTACGCCCTGGCCGATGCGGGGGCAGAGGTTACCATTGCTTCTCCGAAGGGAGGCCAGCCACCGATAGACCCCAAGAGTGAGCTGCCTGATTTCCAGACGCCCGCCACCAAACGATTCAATGAAGATGAAACATTAAAGAATAAACTGGCACATACTGCCAGGTTAAATGAAGTCATGGCGGATGACTATGACGCCGTTTTTTATCCCGGCGGACATGGCCCGCTATGGGACCTTGCCGACGATCCGAATTCCATTGCATTGATAGAAGAATTTTACCGGCAAAACAAACCGGTAGCTTTTGTTTGTCATGCGCCTGGTGTCTTAAAAAAAGTAAAAGCCCCCAATGGCGCATCTATTGTGAAGGGCAAGGAAGTCACCGGTTTCAGCAATACAGAGGAAGAAGCGGTGCAGCTCACGAAGGTGGTACCTTTTCTGGTAGAAGATGTTTTAAAGCAAAACGGAGGCATTTACAGCAAAGAAAAAGACTGGCACTCCTATGCCATCAGAGATGGGCTGCTGATCACCGGACAGAACCCTGCTTCCTCTGAAGAAGTAGCAAGGATTCTCATTGAAATGCTGTCCTGA
- a CDS encoding MarR family winged helix-turn-helix transcriptional regulator, which yields MINAIDQSGILAISTRLQRLGELLRKDGQQIYKAHGIDFEPKWFPVIYSLHANESLSVVEIANEIGYTHPSTISLLKELEAKKLVRSRKDKTDTRKRMISLTEKGQQLVTQMKPVWDIITAALNDLTNSTHNIMNAVNEVEARFKEKSFFERAEEIRKEQGRQ from the coding sequence ATGATTAATGCGATAGATCAATCCGGCATACTGGCCATCTCTACCCGGCTGCAACGGCTGGGCGAACTGTTACGAAAAGACGGACAACAGATCTATAAAGCCCATGGCATTGACTTTGAGCCTAAATGGTTTCCCGTGATATACAGCCTCCATGCCAATGAGTCACTGAGCGTTGTAGAGATTGCCAACGAAATTGGCTATACGCATCCTTCCACCATCAGTCTTCTTAAAGAACTGGAAGCCAAAAAACTGGTCCGTTCCCGGAAAGACAAGACAGATACCCGCAAACGCATGATCAGCCTGACTGAAAAAGGACAGCAGCTGGTAACGCAAATGAAGCCGGTGTGGGACATCATTACTGCAGCGCTGAACGACCTTACCAATAGCACCCATAACATCATGAACGCTGTGAATGAAGTGGAAGCCCGTTTCAAGGAAAAGAGCTTCTTTGAAAGAGCGGAAGAAATAAGAAAAGAACAGGGCCGCCAGTAG
- a CDS encoding response regulator: protein MYKNNGELKTLLLVDDDQDDQELFKLALAELNHPILCFTAGNGQEALDQLCTRAYRPDLIFLDLNMPLMNGIVFLERIKDIEHLKDIPVIIYSTSDEPREMSTARSMGAVDYIIKPARFNELCKLLQVVLTRGATTPFQQD from the coding sequence ATGTATAAGAATAATGGAGAACTGAAAACACTGTTGTTGGTAGACGATGATCAGGACGACCAAGAGCTGTTTAAGTTGGCACTGGCAGAACTCAATCATCCGATACTCTGTTTTACAGCAGGCAATGGCCAGGAAGCACTGGACCAGCTATGTACCCGTGCTTACCGCCCAGACCTGATTTTCCTGGACCTGAACATGCCATTGATGAATGGTATTGTGTTTCTGGAAAGGATCAAAGACATAGAACACCTGAAAGACATCCCGGTGATCATTTACAGCACCAGCGATGAACCCCGCGAGATGTCTACCGCCCGCTCTATGGGCGCGGTAGATTATATCATTAAACCAGCCCGGTTTAATGAGCTGTGTAAACTTTTACAGGTAGTGTTAACCAGGGGAGCAACGACCCCATTTCAGCAAGACTAG
- a CDS encoding GNAT family N-acetyltransferase, with protein MAITYKPIGDTYSEAVINLILPIQQQEFNVNINLEAQQDLLAIEKHYQQTGGGFWGAFDGDKLVGTIALITYSPDAGALRKMFVRREYRGKEFGIAGALLDTLLEHASTKGIRDIYLGTVNFLHAARRFYEKKGFDEIAADSLPAAFPRMAADDVFYHLHC; from the coding sequence ATGGCTATTACATACAAACCAATAGGCGATACTTATTCCGAAGCGGTAATCAATCTGATTTTACCGATACAGCAGCAGGAGTTTAATGTAAACATCAATCTGGAGGCACAACAGGACCTGCTGGCTATAGAAAAACACTATCAGCAGACGGGAGGTGGTTTCTGGGGAGCGTTTGACGGGGACAAGCTGGTAGGCACCATTGCGCTGATAACGTATTCACCGGATGCCGGGGCCTTGCGTAAGATGTTTGTACGCCGGGAATACCGGGGCAAGGAGTTCGGTATTGCCGGTGCCCTGCTCGATACCCTGCTGGAACATGCATCCACCAAGGGTATCAGGGATATATACCTGGGTACGGTTAACTTCCTCCATGCCGCCAGACGCTTTTATGAGAAAAAAGGATTTGACGAGATAGCGGCAGACAGCCTTCCGGCTGCTTTCCCAAGGATGGCGGCAGACGACGTATTTTATCATCTGCATTGTTGA
- a CDS encoding Lrp/AsnC ligand binding domain-containing protein translates to MSHSLNIDKLDLQIISEMSTDAGISYAELGKKLFVSGGTIHVRIKKLHEMGVIKGTRLQVNLRAIGYDVLAFIGIYLEKSSLYESVAKQLLKIPQVVRLNYTTGAYSMFAEIICKDSAELRKILQDDLQHIKGIERTETIISLEESFSRPINVSEVL, encoded by the coding sequence ATGAGCCACTCTTTAAATATTGACAAATTAGATTTGCAAATCATTTCGGAAATGTCAACTGATGCCGGCATCTCCTATGCAGAGCTGGGGAAAAAACTATTTGTTTCCGGGGGTACTATCCATGTACGTATCAAAAAGCTGCATGAAATGGGCGTTATCAAAGGTACCCGCCTGCAGGTGAACCTTCGGGCAATTGGTTACGACGTACTGGCTTTCATTGGCATCTACCTCGAGAAAAGTTCACTGTACGAAAGTGTAGCCAAACAGTTACTGAAGATCCCGCAGGTAGTACGGTTAAATTATACCACCGGCGCCTACAGCATGTTTGCAGAGATCATCTGTAAAGACAGTGCGGAACTGCGTAAGATCCTCCAGGATGATCTGCAGCATATCAAAGGGATAGAGCGTACCGAAACCATTATTTCCCTGGAAGAAAGCTTCTCCAGGCCAATCAATGTCAGCGAGGTGCTTTAA
- a CDS encoding NADAR family protein, protein MLYDNQWLIKKYKANEKIKYLFFWGHQVSPDGRVTQSCLSQWWTAPFEENGIVYPTAEHWMMAGKARLFKDDAVLEKILKAGSPAAAKKLGRQVHRFDPVIWDQQKSAIVAAGNLLKFSQHADLKTFLLNTKDRVLVEASPVDAIWGIGMKADHEHIENPLRWRGQNLLGYALMEVRDKLS, encoded by the coding sequence ATGCTATACGATAATCAATGGCTGATCAAAAAATATAAAGCAAACGAAAAAATAAAATACCTTTTTTTCTGGGGACATCAGGTTTCGCCGGATGGCCGCGTCACACAAAGCTGCCTGAGTCAGTGGTGGACTGCGCCTTTCGAAGAAAACGGCATCGTGTATCCTACCGCCGAACATTGGATGATGGCTGGAAAAGCCCGGTTGTTTAAAGACGATGCAGTACTGGAGAAAATACTAAAAGCCGGTTCTCCCGCCGCCGCCAAAAAGCTCGGCAGGCAGGTACACCGTTTCGATCCCGTGATATGGGACCAGCAAAAATCAGCTATTGTAGCCGCTGGTAACCTGCTGAAGTTTTCACAGCATGCAGACCTGAAAACATTTTTATTGAACACAAAAGACCGTGTACTGGTAGAAGCCAGCCCTGTAGACGCTATCTGGGGCATTGGCATGAAAGCCGATCACGAACATATTGAAAATCCCTTGCGATGGAGAGGGCAAAACCTGCTGGGTTATGCACTGATGGAAGTAAGGGACAAATTATCATAA
- the map gene encoding type I methionyl aminopeptidase, whose translation MSITSESDLQGMKRVSEAVATTLKEMRYYARPGMSAKEVDEYGGEILKKLGAKSAPRLTYGFPGWTCISVNNEIAHGIPSATKILQEGDLVNIDVSAELDGYWSDNGGSFVLGQDLHQHQPLVDASRTILYKALHQIKGGVKIADIGKLIENEAGRAGFTVIRNLAGHGVGRSLHEAPEDILNCYERRNKERFRKDSVVAVETFISTRSNYANQAQDGWTLIGNRGGFVAQHEHTIVITDGEPVILTAANEI comes from the coding sequence ATGTCTATTACATCAGAATCGGATTTACAGGGAATGAAGAGAGTGAGCGAGGCGGTAGCTACTACTTTAAAGGAAATGAGGTACTATGCCAGGCCGGGAATGTCTGCCAAAGAAGTGGATGAGTATGGTGGTGAAATATTAAAAAAGCTGGGTGCAAAGTCTGCTCCCAGACTTACATACGGTTTTCCAGGCTGGACCTGTATCAGCGTAAACAATGAGATCGCACATGGTATCCCTTCTGCAACAAAGATCCTGCAGGAAGGAGATCTGGTAAATATTGACGTGTCTGCGGAGCTGGATGGTTATTGGTCAGACAACGGCGGCTCTTTTGTACTGGGGCAGGACCTGCATCAGCATCAGCCACTGGTGGATGCTTCCCGCACTATCCTCTACAAAGCGCTTCATCAGATAAAAGGGGGCGTGAAGATCGCCGATATCGGCAAACTGATTGAAAACGAAGCCGGACGCGCAGGCTTCACCGTGATCCGCAATCTCGCAGGGCATGGTGTAGGCAGAAGCCTGCACGAAGCACCGGAAGATATCCTGAACTGCTACGAACGCCGTAATAAGGAGCGTTTCCGCAAAGACAGCGTCGTGGCTGTGGAAACATTTATTTCCACCCGCTCCAATTATGCCAACCAGGCTCAGGACGGCTGGACACTGATTGGTAATAGAGGTGGTTTTGTAGCCCAGCATGAACATACCATCGTTATTACAGATGGTGAACCCGTTATCCTCACAGCAGCCAACGAGATTTAA
- a CDS encoding DUF4136 domain-containing protein codes for MRTQIATLSRGLQRCWMLLGLLLLVACGTSVHMTGTWKDPSAQSGGYHNILVAGLSSNLTARGIVENKLATQLQAHGVAAGKSTDLFPPNFDPKKEESIKAASGKIEAAGFHAVLTVSLVNKESETRYVPGTVMYAPYPAYGWYGNFWGYYGYMYNSVYSPGYYTTDKIYFMESNLYDLGQNGKLVWSGQSETYNPNSLESFAAAYAKKVADALQNGGLLKR; via the coding sequence ATGCGTACACAAATTGCAACTTTAAGCCGAGGCCTGCAGAGATGTTGGATGCTGCTGGGTTTGCTGCTGTTGGTAGCTTGCGGCACAAGCGTACACATGACTGGTACCTGGAAGGATCCTTCTGCCCAGTCTGGTGGTTATCATAATATCCTGGTAGCGGGCCTGAGCTCCAACCTTACTGCCCGTGGAATCGTGGAAAACAAACTGGCTACCCAGCTGCAGGCTCATGGGGTGGCGGCCGGTAAAAGCACGGACCTGTTTCCTCCTAACTTTGACCCTAAAAAGGAAGAGTCCATAAAAGCAGCTTCAGGCAAAATTGAAGCGGCTGGTTTTCATGCGGTGCTGACCGTATCCCTTGTCAATAAGGAATCCGAAACCCGGTATGTACCGGGCACAGTAATGTATGCACCCTATCCTGCATACGGCTGGTACGGCAATTTCTGGGGATACTACGGTTATATGTACAACTCGGTATATTCGCCGGGATACTATACCACCGACAAAATCTACTTCATGGAAAGCAATCTGTATGACCTGGGCCAGAACGGAAAACTGGTATGGTCCGGTCAGTCAGAAACCTACAACCCCAACAGCCTGGAATCCTTTGCTGCTGCGTATGCTAAAAAGGTGGCAGACGCGCTGCAGAACGGAGGCTTGTTGAAACGTTGA
- a CDS encoding serine hydrolase: MKALLATLLIVLLFCGHTQGQRIQRINNTTISADSLTTRIRQLIDTAQVTGMTVSVFNKNKPVYVRAFGFADKSKSIPMDTSTIFWACSYSKAVFAYCVMKLAERHIIDLDTPLVKYLPKPLPDYVFTKKTRGYQDIRNDKRYESITARMCLDHTTGFPNYRGFELDGKLHIKSDPGTLYGYSGEGLYLLQFVLEQLTGKSYETIAREEVFKPLGMDRSSYIWQAVFNDRHCLGHDSLQHPYEFDQRTSPHAAGSLYTSITDWDRFITAMLTGEGLSSKSITEMRRPQIAVLSKKQFGNDAWVYDKTPATTTIFYGLGIGLLKTPYGIAFFKEGHSEGWGHYTIAFPDKQIAIAIMTNSDNGESIFRELLATAIGDVYTPWEWENYIPYDRISLK; this comes from the coding sequence ATGAAAGCACTACTCGCTACGCTGCTGATTGTCCTCCTGTTCTGCGGTCATACCCAGGGGCAACGTATCCAGCGTATCAATAACACTACCATCTCCGCAGACTCCCTCACCACCCGAATCCGGCAACTCATAGATACCGCACAGGTGACCGGCATGACTGTATCCGTCTTCAATAAAAACAAACCGGTATATGTCAGGGCTTTTGGCTTTGCAGATAAATCCAAAAGCATCCCAATGGACACCAGTACTATCTTCTGGGCCTGTTCCTATAGCAAGGCTGTATTTGCCTATTGCGTGATGAAACTCGCTGAACGGCATATTATTGATCTGGATACACCACTGGTGAAATATCTTCCTAAACCTTTACCAGATTATGTCTTCACCAAAAAAACAAGAGGTTATCAGGATATCCGCAATGATAAAAGATACGAGTCTATCACCGCCCGCATGTGCCTCGATCATACTACCGGCTTTCCCAACTACCGTGGCTTTGAGCTGGACGGCAAACTGCATATCAAATCAGATCCCGGTACCCTCTATGGTTACTCCGGGGAAGGGCTCTATCTCCTGCAGTTTGTACTGGAACAGCTCACCGGCAAAAGTTATGAGACCATCGCCCGGGAAGAAGTGTTTAAACCATTAGGGATGGACCGCAGCAGCTATATCTGGCAGGCGGTCTTTAATGACAGGCATTGCCTGGGACATGACAGCCTGCAACATCCATACGAGTTTGATCAGCGGACCAGTCCGCACGCTGCAGGCTCCCTGTATACCAGCATCACCGATTGGGACCGCTTTATTACTGCCATGCTCACCGGCGAGGGGCTGAGCAGTAAAAGCATAACAGAAATGCGGCGGCCGCAGATAGCTGTACTATCCAAAAAACAATTTGGTAACGACGCCTGGGTATATGATAAAACACCTGCTACTACTACCATCTTTTACGGCCTTGGCATCGGCTTGCTCAAAACCCCATATGGGATCGCATTTTTTAAGGAAGGCCATAGCGAAGGATGGGGGCATTATACCATCGCTTTCCCGGATAAACAGATCGCTATTGCCATCATGACTAATAGTGACAACGGGGAAAGTATTTTCAGAGAGCTGCTGGCTACTGCTATCGGTGACGTATACACGCCATGGGAATGGGAGAACTATATACCCTATGATCGCATCTCCCTAAAATAA